A window of the Lactuca sativa cultivar Salinas chromosome 7, Lsat_Salinas_v11, whole genome shotgun sequence genome harbors these coding sequences:
- the LOC128127369 gene encoding uncharacterized protein LOC128127369 yields the protein MAYFNANDMNEIGSSVGNFNHNNNQGNQQRTTRHCTLKPKPKPKKRMFGNEKGGSSTQRLTKRQQVGSVPTPTNPTPPTSRQSYLRNNPPCKKCKYHHWGACQTFHCKRCNKMGYTSHYYKAPAPCVTLTLNPEVSPVCHKCGATGHFKRNYPKEMTEEGVYNWTGRDNKKPYRNFCNDKNANTRTPNKQKQDRPNGNNENKTSNDKNANPRTPNNQKQDRPNGNNEKETKNDKNANIRTPNKRKQDRPNGNNENETSNDKNANTRTPNKQKQDRPNGNKENKTSNDRNMKIKHRVIPNNQYSSNRCNNKESNVIS from the exons ATGGCATACTTCAATGCCAACGACATGAACGAAATTGGAAGCAGTGTCGGTAATTTTAACCACAATAACAACCAGGGAAACCAACAAAGAACAACTCGCCATTGCACTCTAAAACCCAAACCTAAACCCAAGAAAAGAATGTTTGGGAACGAAAAAGGAGGTAGTTCAACTCAGAGGCTTACTAAACGGCAACAAGTGGGATCAGTCCCTACCCCTACTAACCCTACTCCTCCCACATCAAGACAATCATACCTTAGGAACAATCCACCCTGCAAAAAGTGCAAATATCATCATTGGGGAGCCTGCCAGACATTTCATTGCAAAAGGTGCAACAAGATGGGATACACCTCCCATTACTATAAGGCTCCGGCCCCATGCGTCACTCTGACCCTCAACCCAGAAGTAAGTCCAGTTTGTCACAAGTGCGGTGCAACAGGACATTTCAAGAGAAATTATCCAAAAGAGATGACCGAAGAGGGAGTTTACAACTGGACAGGAAGAGACAACAAGAAACCCTACCGAAATTTTTG CAACGATAAGAACGCTAACACTAGAACACCTAACAAGCAGAAACAAGATAGACCCAATGGTAACAATGAAAACAAAACTAGCAACGATAAGAACGCGAACCCTAGAACACCTAACAACCAGAAACAAGATAGACCCAATGGTAACAATGAAAAGGAAACTAAGAACGATAAGAACGCGAACATTAGAACACCTAACAAGCGAAAACAAGATAGACCCAATGGTAACAACGAGAACGAAACTAGCAACGATAAGAACGCGAACACTAGAACACCTAACAAGCAGAAACAAGATAGACCCAATGgtaacaaagaaaacaaaactaGTAACGATAGGAACATGAAGATAAAACACCGTGTCATTCCTAACAACCAATACTCCTCAAATCGATGTAACAACAAGGAGTCTAATGTCATCAGTTGA